CCAAGAAGCTCTTAAAGAGCTAGACCTTTTGAGATCTCGAGGATCATAAGGTTTTAAAAGTCCCGTAAGGGACATAACCTTAAACCTCAGAAAGGAACGTGCTGTATGAACTATGCTACAAACTATATTGGATGTGATGCTGTTGCGTTTCACATTGACTGAGACTTGAGATTTCAAGGTGTTTGAGACTTTAGGCATGGAGGAAGAGTTCTGTTGAGGCGATGCGGACGTCGTCTGGGGTTACGACCTGTCGTTTTTGGGCGGCAGCGGTAATGAGGGCGCAGCGGGCGAGGTTATTGATGTTTCTGGGGATGCCCCCGGCAGCCTGGTGGGTGGCGGTAATCGCCTGGGATTCAAAGAGAGTCGGGCGGCATCCTGCGATTTTGAGGTGATGAGCGATGTAATCCGCGGTTTGTTGTTCGTTACCGGCGGTCAGGTGCATGCGTGCGGTGATACGGGAAGCCAGCGGGCGGGATGTGGGATAGGTTAATTTATCGATCAGATCATCCTGGCCCACGAGGATGACAACGATAATGGATTTGGAGTCGCAATCGATTTGAGTCAGAGTATGGAGTTCTTTGAAGGCCTCCAGGGACAAAAGGGAGGCCTCATCGATGATGAGGAGCGGAGTTATTTTTTGGGCGGCAATCTCTTTGAAGGTTTGGATGATGGCGTGATGCATACGGGCGCGGTTACCCGGCAGTGGGATGCCCAAGGCCATGAGGATGCGGCGATAGGTTTCGATGGTTGAGCCGGCCGAGGCAATGATTTCGATGGGGCGGTATTCGGGATGGGGGAGATTGTTTAAGGCCCAGCGGACGGCGGTGGATTTGCCTGCGCCGACCTCGCCGGTTAAGACGGCCCAGAACTTGTGAGTGGCCACGAAGTTGAAACGACCCTGCCAGTCCTTGAGTTGATCAGTCACCAGCAAGTCCTCCCATTTTAAATCTTGAGAGAAGGGTTTTTTGGCAAAGCCGAAGTGGTTTAAGTAATCCATGGTTGTTTTCCTTTCCTGGTTTTTTCATCATTGCCCAAACGGGACCTTGCCCGAAGGGGGGGTATTTTTTTGAGTGGAGGGCTCCATTTCAAAATCTCTTTTGGAGCGTTTGATTTTGGCATTGGAATGGGGGAGCACGAGCTTAAGAAGCCCCAAGGATTTGGGTCCATCGAAGGCTTCGACTTCATCGGGGCGGGTTGGATCAAACTTAAGCTCCAGTTTTTTGCCGATGGAACCTATGGGGGCTTCAAAAGCCCTGCCGTTTAAGGACACGACCCGATCTTTGCCGACTTTACGCAAAGCCCGATTTCTAAACATGGCCTCCAAGTGTTCAGGTGCAGGACGAGCGGCCTTCAAGTGTTGGATAAACCGCTCCAGTGGAGGCTCCCCGGTAGTGGAGTGGGGAGTTCGGTGATAGTAGCCGTCGATCCACGCGTGGAGAGCTTCATTGAGAGCCTCCAAGCTTTCCAAGTCAGATAAAGAGAGTTGGGGCAAAAAGTTCTCCCGCACGGTTTTAAACCAGCGTTCGCACTTGCCCTTGCCCTCGGGTTGGTAAGGGGTGGCATGGATTAAGCTCACTCCCAGGCTTGCCAGGGCATACCGCAGTTTGGCGGAACGAAAGGCGGAGCCGGGAGTGGTCATCGATTAAGGCGATCAGATAAGCTTTTCTGCTCTTGATTTTGGGGCCGTGCATGACATCGGACTGGGCCAAGTCCATGGGGTATTCCGCCTCAAAGCGGCGGCGGTCGATGGGCGCGGTTTCAGGAGCATCCATGAGGCCATGGCGTTTGAGCAGGCGATAGACGCTTATTTTGGGAAGATGCTGGCCTGAGGCAATGATTTTAAGGGAGCGGGCTTGGTAAATTAAAGCAGCAACGGTGAGTTTGGGTTTTTGTTTTTTAAGTTCAAGCAACGCTTGGGCCAGCTCACCTTTCATTTTGCGGCTTGACCCACGGTCACGGCGTGCTTTGGGGCGCAGGCCGTCAATGCCGGATTGGCGGTATTGGGCCAGCCACCGGAAGAGAGTGGCCCGGCTTAAGCGATAAACATGCCCGTTGGGAGCAATCGGCGTGGTTCCAACGATCTTTTCCATGAGACAGTGCAAATCTCCGCGTTCCGCTTCCAAAAGCGGGGTGATGCACTGGTAACGGAAGTAAGCAATCGGGTCATAATCCACGGGAAACCTCCTTTTTGAATTGATGGAGGCGACCCTAACGAGGAAAATCCCGAAGGACTATGACACTCTTGGGTGGGGGAGCCAAAACCGGGATAAAGGAGCCCGGCCTTTCCATAAAACGTGGCAAAGCCCTTCAAGAAAATCCCCGGCTATTTTGATTTTTTCGGCGACACGCATCCACCAGCGCATGCGGCTCCTGGAAAAGGAATCGTGGACTAAACGCCAGGGTTTATTTTGAAAACGCAATCGGCAGGCCTGGATGATCTCCCGGATGCTTGCCTGGAAACGGAGCCAAAGACCTTCAGGAAGAAGGGTTTTGGCCCGAAGACAAGCAGAACACCTCCAGCGCCTGAGCCAAATGCGCCCCCAAGAGCACCAACGCTCCCGAAAGTCGTGCCACCAGCAAGACTGCCCGCAGCACGGAGAATAATCCGGCTTAATCCAATTTGCCTCTTTACCTTTTATGAGGATTTCGTTTAAGGATGGTCCCCTGCCCTTATCAGGCAGGTTCTTTTTATGCATGGTCAAAGCTCTAGAATCCGGGAAGCCCTAAAGCAACCTGGATTCTGGACTTTGGTTCTCTTTTTTTCTTACCCGCCCATCTCATTCAAACTGAAACAACCAGTCTCATAGAGAGTGGAATGCAACAGCGAGGCGACTTTGCAGGTGAAGGCACTTTTTTGACCCATCGCGGAATCGCCGGGGCCCCCAATGCGGATTAGCGGGCACGGAAAACCGCGGCTCACGTCATCCCGGACTTGATCCGGGACCCATGATGGACAACGCGGAAGGCTTCCGTGCCCGCTAATCCCATTAGGGTCGGCGATGGAGCGCCGGGTCAAAAAAGTGCCTTCACCTGCAAAGTCGCCTCGCTCGCTTTTTAGGTACAGTAATTTATTTTATTAAAAATGTTTTGATCTGCTCAATCGCTTGGGCGATTTCGGCCTCTGAGTTTGGGTTGATCCAAAGATTTATTTTTTCTTTTTTAAACCAGGTGATTTGGCGTTTGGCGTATTGGCGGGTTTGGATGAGGATGGCTTGTTTGGCGTCGTTTAAGCTTATTTTATTTTGAATGACTTTTTGTAATTCACAATAACCAATTGCGGTGGCCGATAATTTTTCAAAATCATAACCTTGTTGCATAAGCCCCTCAACCTCGTTCTGCCAGCCAGCTTGCAGCATGGCTTCAATACGCTCTGCGATGGCGTGGTGAAGTTCTGGGCGTGGTAAATTTAACCCTAAAATAAAACAATCGTAGGGGGAAATTTGTTGTTGTTTTAGCAAATGCGAAGGTGGTTTTTGAGTGAGTTCGTAAATTTCTAAAAAGCGAATGATGCGGGCCTGATCGTTGAGTTGGATTTTTTTGGCTAAGCTGGGATCAACCTGTTTTAATTGGGCATAAAGATTATTTAAACCTTTACTTTTAATAATAGTATTTAACTTATTTCTAATAATAGAGTTTCTTTTAGGTAAATTATCAAGGCCGTAAAGGATACTTTTCAGATAAAGCCCGGTGCCGCCTACTAAAATAGGAAGAATTTTTTCTTGAAGTAAGGGTTCAATTTGTTTTTTTGCCCTTTCAGCAAAGTCGCCAGCACTCATGGTTTCATCAAGATCGAGTAGATCAAGTAAATAGTGGTTAGGGTTGCGTTCGTTTAAGGGTAATTTGCCCGTACCGATGTTGAGTTGGCGATAGACTTGTTGGCTATCAAAATTGATCACCGCACCATTCAATTGGCCAGTCAAGGTGCAGGCCAAGGTTGATTTGCCAACCGCCGTGGGGCCAACGATGGCAATCATTTTAGGTTTTAAAGGACTCGCTTGAACCATCGTTCGATTTCGTATTGGGAGATTTCGACCATCACCGGGCGACCATGGGGGCAATGATAACTGTGGGGTGTACCGTTGAGATCTTTTAAGAGTTGTTCCATCTCAGGCAAATTTAAAGGGTCCCCTGCCCTAATTTGATGATGGCAGGCCATAGTGGCCAAAGTGTGATCTACTTTTTCAATGAGTGGGGCCAGGCGGTTTTCATTTTCTAAGGAATCCAAAAGGCTAAATAAGATTTTTTTAGGATCTTCTTTACTCAATAAATTAGGCACGGCTTGAATCATAAAAGTGTTGCCACCAAAAAATCGAATTTCAAAACCAAACTGTTCTAATTCGTCGATATATTGTTTTAGTATTTCGCCTTCAGAGGGCCGCAGATCAACATTGATGGGATGAAGCAAGCGTTGCGAAGGGATAACCCCTGCCTCAAATTGTTGTTTCAATTTTTCAAACCCAATCCGTTCGTGGGCTGCATGTTGATCAATCAACACCAGCCGTTCATCAGCCTGACAAAGAATATAGGTCTGCAACAACTGCCCAATAATTTTGAGCTGAGTGTATTGCAGCGTTCCCGTTTTTATTTGACCAAAAAGCTCTTCACTATTTGGGCTGAGAGAGGAGGCGGCACCCCTATTCATGGGCCGAGCCTGCGCGGCGGGCCCTTCATGCGAGTCTGCCGGCATGGAAAGCCGCGGCCCGCCGCCCTCTGATTCCATGAAGGTCGCCGCGAGAGGCATCAGCCCATGAATAGGGGTGCCGCCTCCTCTCTCAGCCGAATGGTGTAATTTTTGTGCCCAAGGTGATTCACTAAGGCGACGATATAAAGTCTCAGAGATGAGACTATGAATGGCCCGACTATTTGCGAAGCGCACTTCGCGTTTGCTGGGGTGTACGTTCACATCCACTTGTTGTGGATCGATATTCAAATCTAAAATGACCATGGGGTATTGATCTCTCATCAACAAAGATCGGTAGCCCGCTAAGATAGCGTGATTGATAACTCGGTCTTGCACGTAGCGGCCGTTGACAAAGACAAAAAAGTTTTTGGATTGGCTGCGAGAAAAATTGGGGTGAG
This Deltaproteobacteria bacterium DNA region includes the following protein-coding sequences:
- a CDS encoding AAA family ATPase, which codes for MDYLNHFGFAKKPFSQDLKWEDLLVTDQLKDWQGRFNFVATHKFWAVLTGEVGAGKSTAVRWALNNLPHPEYRPIEIIASAGSTIETYRRILMALGIPLPGNRARMHHAIIQTFKEIAAQKITPLLIIDEASLLSLEAFKELHTLTQIDCDSKSIIVVILVGQDDLIDKLTYPTSRPLASRITARMHLTAGNEQQTADYIAHHLKIAGCRPTLFESQAITATHQAAGGIPRNINNLARCALITAAAQKRQVVTPDDVRIASTELFLHA
- a CDS encoding transposase translates to MSLIHATPYQPEGKGKCERWFKTVRENFLPQLSLSDLESLEALNEALHAWIDGYYHRTPHSTTGEPPLERFIQHLKAARPAPEHLEAMFRNRALRKVGKDRVVSLNGRAFEAPIGSIGKKLELKFDPTRPDEVEAFDGPKSLGLLKLVLPHSNAKIKRSKRDFEMEPSTQKNTPPSGKVPFGQ
- a CDS encoding transposase, encoding MDYDPIAYFRYQCITPLLEAERGDLHCLMEKIVGTTPIAPNGHVYRLSRATLFRWLAQYRQSGIDGLRPKARRDRGSSRKMKGELAQALLELKKQKPKLTVAALIYQARSLKIIASGQHLPKISVYRLLKRHGLMDAPETAPIDRRRFEAEYPMDLAQSDVMHGPKIKSRKAYLIALIDDHSRLRLSFRQTAVCPGKPGSELNPCHPLPTRGQGQVRTLV
- the miaA gene encoding tRNA (adenosine(37)-N6)-dimethylallyltransferase MiaA, whose product is MVQASPLKPKMIAIVGPTAVGKSTLACTLTGQLNGAVINFDSQQVYRQLNIGTGKLPLNERNPNHYLLDLLDLDETMSAGDFAERAKKQIEPLLQEKILPILVGGTGLYLKSILYGLDNLPKRNSIIRNKLNTIIKSKGLNNLYAQLKQVDPSLAKKIQLNDQARIIRFLEIYELTQKPPSHLLKQQQISPYDCFILGLNLPRPELHHAIAERIEAMLQAGWQNEVEGLMQQGYDFEKLSATAIGYCELQKVIQNKISLNDAKQAILIQTRQYAKRQITWFKKEKINLWINPNSEAEIAQAIEQIKTFLIK
- the mutL gene encoding DNA mismatch repair endonuclease MutL, translating into MALNEGMHPIRKLPEELITKIAAGEVVERPLSVVKELVENSIDAGATSIIITLKEGGKQLIAVSDNGRGIAGDQIELALTRHATSKIQHLDDLTHLHSLGFRGEALPSIAAMSKFRLESATPEHQPLGQFWDNTQTLQTGPITRQAGTTVQVQDLFYATPARLKFLKSTATEWGHIHDFILSMALYHLNIEWSLIHQGKTLLKTQTTTNLLDRVGDLFGRETQAQLYSFEREVPGIQMRGFLSHPNFSRSQSKNFFVFVNGRYVQDRVINHAILAGYRSLLMRDQYPMVILDLNIDPQQVDVNVHPSKREVRFANSRAIHSLISETLYRRLSESPWAQKLHHSAERGGGTPIHGLMPLAATFMESEGGGPRLSMPADSHEGPAAQARPMNRGAASSLSPNSEELFGQIKTGTLQYTQLKIIGQLLQTYILCQADERLVLIDQHAAHERIGFEKLKQQFEAGVIPSQRLLHPINVDLRPSEGEILKQYIDELEQFGFEIRFFGGNTFMIQAVPNLLSKEDPKKILFSLLDSLENENRLAPLIEKVDHTLATMACHHQIRAGDPLNLPEMEQLLKDLNGTPHSYHCPHGRPVMVEISQYEIERWFKRVL